In a genomic window of Halalkalicoccus sp. CG83:
- a CDS encoding pyridoxal phosphate-dependent decarboxylase family protein: protein MSTDGLFLGTDRGDAEYRAAMKQAIDAVLDVVADREDPYSGAAPDALSESLGDPVVPEEGRGLETTLDEVAERVLAHSVDPSNPRCGAHLQCPPMVPGLAAEALLSATNQSLDSFDQAPAATVVEERVVDALCDLFDLPREADGVFTSGGTQSNFQALLLARDRYCARQFDRDVQNEGLPPEADSLRVLCSAEAHFTAKQAAHHLGLGEDAVVTVPTDGDRRMEPDALETTLAALRDRGAAPFALVGTAGTTDFGSIDPLDALADSAAEHGLWFHVDAAYGGALAVSDEYGDLLEGLERADSVAVDFHKLFYQPISCGALLVRDGGTFRWMARNAAYLNPEADDDRGVPNLVAKSVQTTRRFDALKPYVAFRTLGRSGMAALVERTLALADEVAELLGSADDFELLGDPTLNAVVFRYRPHEGMTDEETSRLNAAVRRELLADGRAVVARTEVDGATSLKLTLLNPTATLEDVGAILEAVRDCGTTVSGTREVAA from the coding sequence ATGAGCACGGACGGACTGTTTCTGGGAACCGACCGCGGCGACGCCGAGTACAGAGCGGCGATGAAGCAGGCGATCGACGCCGTGCTCGACGTGGTCGCGGATCGCGAGGACCCGTACTCGGGTGCCGCTCCCGACGCGCTTTCGGAGTCCCTCGGCGACCCCGTCGTCCCCGAGGAGGGACGCGGTCTCGAGACGACGCTCGACGAGGTCGCCGAACGGGTACTGGCACACTCGGTCGACCCGTCGAACCCGCGGTGTGGAGCCCACCTCCAGTGTCCGCCGATGGTTCCGGGACTGGCCGCCGAGGCGCTGCTGTCGGCGACGAATCAGTCGCTCGACTCGTTCGATCAGGCGCCCGCCGCCACGGTGGTCGAAGAGCGGGTCGTCGACGCGCTCTGTGACCTGTTCGACCTTCCCAGGGAGGCGGACGGCGTCTTCACGAGTGGCGGCACCCAGTCGAACTTCCAGGCGCTGTTGCTCGCCCGCGATCGGTACTGCGCCCGCCAGTTCGACCGAGACGTCCAAAACGAGGGCCTTCCCCCCGAGGCCGACTCGTTGCGGGTCCTCTGCTCGGCCGAAGCCCACTTCACCGCGAAGCAGGCCGCGCACCATCTCGGACTCGGCGAGGACGCCGTCGTTACCGTCCCGACGGACGGCGACCGTCGAATGGAGCCCGACGCGCTCGAGACGACGCTCGCGGCCCTCCGGGATCGAGGGGCCGCTCCGTTCGCTCTCGTCGGCACCGCGGGCACCACCGACTTCGGCAGCATCGACCCGCTCGACGCTCTCGCCGACTCGGCCGCCGAACATGGCCTCTGGTTCCACGTGGATGCGGCCTACGGCGGGGCACTCGCCGTGAGCGACGAGTACGGGGATCTCCTCGAGGGACTCGAACGGGCCGACTCCGTCGCCGTCGACTTCCACAAGTTGTTCTACCAGCCGATCAGCTGTGGAGCGCTCCTCGTTCGGGACGGCGGGACGTTCCGGTGGATGGCCCGCAACGCCGCCTACCTCAACCCCGAGGCCGACGACGACCGCGGGGTACCGAACCTCGTCGCGAAGTCCGTCCAGACGACTCGCCGGTTCGACGCGCTGAAGCCCTACGTCGCGTTCCGGACGCTCGGGCGGTCGGGGATGGCCGCCCTCGTCGAACGGACCCTCGCGCTGGCCGACGAGGTCGCCGAGTTACTCGGATCGGCCGACGACTTCGAACTGCTCGGCGATCCGACGCTGAACGCCGTCGTCTTCCGCTACCGACCCCACGAGGGGATGACCGACGAGGAGACGAGCCGGCTGAACGCCGCCGTCCGGCGGGAGCTCCTCGCGGACGGGCGGGCGGTCGTGGCCCGCACCGAGGTCGACGGCGCCACCAGCCTGAAACTCACCCTGCTGAACCCGACTGCGACCCTCGAGGACGTCGGAGCGATTCTCGAGGCCGTCCGCGACTGCGGGACGACGGTCAGCGGGACCCGGGAGGTGGCTGCATGA
- a CDS encoding diaminobutyrate--2-oxoglutarate transaminase, translated as MSYRDTGNATILSQQAERESNARTYPRHLPLAIREAEGLRVTDMDGNDYYDCLAGAGTLALGHNHPRVIEAMERTLDANRPIHTLDVSTPTKERFVDSLFESLPDEFSEHAKIQFCSPAGTDAVEAALKLVKTATGNRSVLGFQGAYHGMTNGALSLMGDTDAKEPIPGLMNDVHHLPYPSDYRCPFGIGGEEGHRTASQYVEGLLSDPGSGVPEPAGMILEPVQGEAGAVPAPDEWLREIRRITRERDVPLILDEIQTGLGRTGELYAFERADISPDVLTLSKAIGGGLPLAVVVYDESLDVWEPGAHAGTFRGNQLAMAAGEATIDHVLEHDLADHAAGVGARLRDRLESTAGRFDAIGDVHGRGLMLGVEFVDRDADWSGPGPHAPNGDLAESVQAECFDRGLIIELGGRESATARFLPPLIVSAKQIGEIATIFDEAVASVLEGRKGTREVSA; from the coding sequence ATGAGCTACCGGGATACGGGAAACGCCACGATACTCTCTCAACAGGCCGAGCGGGAATCGAACGCGCGAACGTATCCACGTCACCTTCCCTTGGCCATCCGCGAGGCAGAAGGACTACGCGTGACGGACATGGATGGGAACGACTACTACGACTGTCTCGCCGGGGCAGGCACGCTCGCGCTCGGGCATAACCACCCCCGAGTAATCGAGGCGATGGAACGAACGTTGGATGCTAATCGACCGATCCATACCCTCGATGTCTCTACGCCGACGAAAGAGCGGTTCGTCGACTCGCTCTTCGAGAGTCTTCCCGACGAGTTCAGCGAACACGCAAAGATTCAATTCTGTAGCCCCGCCGGTACGGACGCCGTCGAGGCGGCCTTGAAGCTCGTCAAGACTGCGACGGGAAACCGGAGCGTGCTGGGGTTCCAGGGCGCCTACCACGGGATGACGAACGGCGCGCTCAGCCTGATGGGTGATACCGATGCCAAGGAGCCGATTCCAGGGCTGATGAACGACGTCCATCACCTCCCGTATCCGTCCGACTATCGCTGTCCCTTCGGTATCGGCGGCGAGGAGGGGCACCGAACGGCCAGCCAGTACGTCGAGGGACTCCTCTCGGATCCCGGAAGTGGCGTTCCGGAGCCCGCCGGAATGATCCTCGAACCGGTTCAGGGCGAGGCGGGCGCCGTCCCCGCTCCCGACGAGTGGCTCCGGGAAATTCGACGCATCACTCGCGAGCGCGACGTTCCGCTGATCCTCGATGAGATCCAGACGGGCCTCGGTCGCACGGGCGAGCTGTACGCGTTCGAACGCGCTGATATCTCGCCCGACGTCCTCACGCTCTCGAAGGCCATCGGCGGCGGTCTGCCGCTCGCGGTCGTCGTCTACGACGAATCGCTCGACGTCTGGGAGCCGGGCGCTCACGCCGGTACGTTCCGCGGCAACCAGCTCGCGATGGCCGCCGGCGAAGCGACGATCGATCACGTCCTCGAGCACGACCTCGCGGATCACGCCGCCGGCGTCGGCGCACGCCTGCGTGACCGACTCGAATCGACCGCCGGACGGTTCGACGCGATCGGCGACGTGCACGGTCGCGGCCTGATGCTCGGCGTCGAGTTCGTCGACCGGGATGCCGACTGGAGCGGGCCGGGTCCTCACGCTCCGAACGGCGACCTCGCCGAGTCCGTACAGGCCGAGTGTTTCGATCGCGGTCTCATCATCGAACTCGGCGGTCGGGAAAGCGCCACCGCGCGGTTCCTCCCGCCGCTGATCGTCTCCGCGAAACAGATCGGCGAGATCGCGACGATCTTCGACGAGGCCGTCGCGTCCGTCCTTGAGGGGCGGAAAGGAACCCGAGAGGTGAGCGCATGA
- a CDS encoding S8 family peptidase, protein MTELSLHRRRVLKAAGGSLGALTLGSSLAAGDSTQRFIVDSKGLQNDDGLEIVHDLSPVDLLVVRATEARLDDSRAAFVSDRRMARGPYQPVRQDRFEYPEEGTDLFGYQWDKHDQGVPEAHEITRGEGTRVAIIDTGIAAGHPDLDGQVDLDLSKSFASDEYGVGEPYGGAHGTHVAGIVAANDRRDGGVVGSAPGTDLVDLRVFDAVLSSRGRQDLPPEYWGETWMGSVIAALVYAAEIGCDAVNLSLGWTWEMRSEGWGEFWGRVHQRVGNHARRRGTLHTHASGNWGESLQFNQDETDSSQTAGGITTSATGPVGFDPETGNYEEPPYSPATYTTHGVGAIDLAAPGGKGGDSKYDNVVNTVAYPNFAEDGAYLGTDYGYGWFAGTSMAAPQVAGAAALVKSANQHYNSNQVRTTLLRTAEIPDDYEKKYYGRGGYLDTAAALQE, encoded by the coding sequence ATGACAGAGCTATCCCTTCACCGCCGACGCGTGCTGAAAGCAGCAGGGGGATCGCTTGGCGCTCTCACGCTGGGATCGTCGCTCGCAGCAGGTGATTCGACCCAGCGGTTCATCGTTGACAGCAAAGGCCTTCAAAACGACGACGGCCTCGAGATCGTCCATGATTTGAGTCCCGTCGATCTCCTCGTAGTGCGGGCAACCGAAGCACGGCTCGACGATTCACGAGCCGCCTTTGTGTCGGACAGGCGGATGGCACGCGGTCCGTATCAGCCGGTGCGGCAGGACAGATTCGAGTATCCCGAGGAAGGAACCGATCTCTTCGGCTATCAGTGGGACAAGCATGATCAGGGGGTTCCAGAGGCCCACGAGATCACTAGAGGGGAGGGCACTCGCGTCGCGATAATCGATACCGGTATCGCGGCTGGTCACCCCGATCTCGATGGCCAGGTCGATCTCGATCTCTCGAAGAGCTTTGCTAGCGATGAGTATGGAGTCGGAGAGCCGTACGGCGGAGCGCACGGCACACACGTTGCGGGTATCGTTGCTGCTAACGATCGGAGAGACGGTGGTGTCGTCGGTTCCGCTCCAGGCACGGACCTCGTCGATCTGCGTGTCTTCGATGCGGTACTCAGTAGCCGGGGTCGACAGGATCTGCCCCCTGAGTACTGGGGCGAGACGTGGATGGGATCGGTGATTGCGGCTCTCGTCTATGCTGCCGAGATCGGTTGTGACGCTGTGAACCTCAGCCTTGGCTGGACGTGGGAGATGCGCAGCGAAGGCTGGGGGGAATTCTGGGGGCGAGTCCACCAGCGAGTCGGGAACCATGCACGGCGACGAGGGACACTCCACACCCATGCAAGTGGCAACTGGGGTGAGAGCCTCCAGTTCAACCAAGACGAAACGGACTCGTCCCAGACTGCTGGTGGCATCACGACCAGTGCGACCGGCCCCGTCGGCTTCGATCCCGAGACTGGCAACTACGAGGAACCCCCGTACTCACCGGCGACCTACACGACACACGGCGTCGGTGCGATCGATCTTGCCGCTCCAGGTGGGAAGGGCGGTGATTCCAAATACGATAACGTCGTGAACACGGTAGCGTATCCGAACTTCGCCGAGGACGGTGCCTATCTCGGCACCGACTACGGATACGGCTGGTTTGCGGGAACGTCAATGGCTGCACCACAGGTAGCGGGGGCGGCTGCCCTCGTGAAAAGCGCCAATCAGCACTACAACAGCAACCAGGTCAGAACGACTTTGCTACGGACTGCTGAGATTCCTGACGACTACGAGAAGAAATACTACGGACGAGGTGGCTATCTCGACACCGCAGCAGCGCTACAGGAGTGA
- a CDS encoding M14 family zinc carboxypeptidase, whose protein sequence is MQRRSFLKTVGVASIGFGAIGTASADPDRDKYRPGGPQLGSPKSINLNAFRTNEELTKELEKIDRKSGRVSLEEIGRSAGRHDPIWEVEVGDGDTVVHLITQIHGDEAIGTEVALKLIKSLGMSNSRRVDHILDNLSFTIVPRVNPDGAMYHYDFDNDGDDEWVGRRQNTQSWSETDSRYRPYYHSTSPGDSPGYDMNRDFNIRPPSEFDPQTDDQEEWWSDQQYLDMPYEGHTLFASGLRLAPEVRAVTESFIDADPDYAITHHHKGGSLYPNSGDGNKPAEQTLMSVMAAYGEEYLDRSPFYPADHEPVTEAVNPFLDYETSTRSIRLNSLVIDALAERGNSVFDSITRYGYYPLWGSYLDGLCPNIANGGDGVAGMLYEVAYQTDDLGQKAIGRQMELTKVGFLESFDALADDPELSDYSVETYFDAPLYGEEVELR, encoded by the coding sequence ATGCAACGTAGATCATTCCTGAAAACGGTCGGCGTCGCATCGATCGGCTTCGGAGCCATCGGAACGGCGAGTGCTGACCCGGATAGAGACAAGTATCGACCGGGTGGGCCACAGCTCGGCAGCCCGAAGTCGATCAATCTGAACGCCTTTCGCACGAACGAGGAGCTCACGAAAGAACTCGAAAAGATCGACCGAAAGAGCGGCCGTGTCTCGCTAGAGGAGATCGGCCGCTCGGCCGGTCGACATGACCCGATCTGGGAGGTCGAAGTCGGCGATGGCGATACGGTCGTCCATCTGATCACACAGATCCACGGGGACGAAGCGATCGGCACCGAGGTCGCGCTCAAACTGATCAAGAGCCTCGGCATGAGCAACTCACGACGGGTCGATCACATCCTCGACAACCTCTCGTTTACCATCGTTCCGCGGGTCAATCCCGACGGTGCGATGTATCACTATGACTTCGATAACGACGGTGACGACGAGTGGGTCGGGCGTCGTCAGAACACCCAGTCATGGAGCGAGACTGATTCACGATATCGGCCGTATTATCATTCCACTTCTCCCGGAGACAGCCCGGGTTATGACATGAATCGTGACTTCAACATCCGCCCACCGTCGGAGTTCGATCCGCAGACGGACGACCAAGAGGAGTGGTGGTCCGACCAACAGTACTTGGACATGCCGTATGAGGGCCATACACTCTTCGCGAGTGGTCTTCGGTTAGCGCCTGAAGTCAGGGCAGTCACGGAGTCGTTCATCGACGCTGACCCCGATTACGCGATCACACATCATCACAAGGGCGGGAGCCTATATCCGAACTCCGGCGACGGAAACAAACCCGCCGAACAGACCCTCATGAGCGTGATGGCGGCCTACGGCGAGGAGTATCTCGATCGTTCGCCGTTCTATCCTGCGGATCATGAGCCAGTTACCGAAGCGGTCAACCCGTTTCTCGACTACGAGACGAGCACGCGTTCGATTCGGCTGAACTCGCTGGTAATCGACGCACTCGCCGAGCGGGGCAACAGCGTCTTCGATAGCATCACTCGGTACGGGTATTATCCGCTTTGGGGGTCGTACCTCGACGGCCTGTGTCCGAACATCGCCAATGGTGGCGACGGCGTCGCAGGGATGCTTTACGAAGTCGCCTATCAGACAGATGATCTCGGCCAGAAGGCCATTGGCCGGCAGATGGAACTCACGAAGGTCGGATTTCTCGAATCGTTCGACGCGCTCGCCGACGATCCCGAACTGAGCGACTACAGCGTCGAGACCTACTTCGACGCTCCGCTATATGGTGAGGAGGTCGAACTGCGATGA
- a CDS encoding dienelactone hydrolase family protein — protein sequence MVDPEATGIAIGIDRSGDGGTDDWGYGIGELGPLGLDDVLVTWGTGAEFNGEPVESTVDPDRNQIEVVVPRAPGEEVWRHYLAVGLFDADEKRFRAVQELPDGSNPGGAHGENPPPIFNVGFRFDEPVGAPNIDRDTGEITVDLETGETLEDGTETGSRGLGYGHYRDHAQASALDKRDISEFHADIDFERLRRRETERHVPESGFMTRLYSSRYELGSGVDTEEDVLLGRVQPYGVYVPENLETDDPARLHLHMHSLGSTYNEYAVLSPNLYQQLGEDRNAIVLTPGGRGPAGWYRQEAELDVFEAWNDLAACYEIDFDNVTLGGYSMGGFGTFRLGAFYPDLFARTFIVAAAANDTYEGSSDRLLDTFRSLPVLMWNGANDQLVPAPAYTATQERLRELGYRHELDVFPGYDHFTFAIDDEWGPGREFLNDSEVPRRPSEVTYRRIPRFDAEQFDLVHDGAFWISDIGVEGNVDDGTISVRSLAIGETPPETNDYERTGTEPAPHQKRGTEWDLPRDSAPTENALEIDLSDVTRSTIWVTEAGLASEDPITLHLDSDQEATLRLTDGEREETVEVPTGESEQTIEL from the coding sequence ATGGTCGACCCGGAAGCGACGGGAATCGCCATCGGTATCGATCGTAGCGGGGACGGGGGTACTGACGACTGGGGCTATGGTATCGGCGAGCTCGGACCGCTTGGCTTGGACGACGTTCTCGTTACCTGGGGAACTGGCGCGGAATTCAACGGTGAACCGGTCGAGTCGACCGTTGATCCCGATCGAAATCAGATCGAGGTCGTCGTCCCGCGTGCTCCCGGCGAGGAAGTCTGGCGTCACTACCTGGCCGTCGGGCTGTTCGACGCCGACGAAAAACGGTTCAGAGCGGTCCAAGAACTGCCTGACGGGTCGAATCCGGGCGGTGCTCACGGTGAGAACCCACCGCCGATCTTCAACGTCGGCTTTCGCTTCGACGAGCCCGTCGGCGCACCGAACATCGACCGCGATACCGGTGAGATCACCGTCGATCTCGAAACCGGCGAGACGCTCGAAGACGGGACTGAAACCGGCTCACGTGGCCTGGGCTACGGCCATTACCGTGATCACGCCCAGGCCTCTGCCCTCGATAAGCGCGACATCAGCGAGTTCCATGCTGACATCGACTTCGAAAGGCTCCGGCGACGAGAGACCGAACGGCACGTCCCCGAATCGGGCTTCATGACCCGGCTGTATTCCTCACGCTACGAGTTGGGATCGGGAGTCGATACTGAGGAGGACGTCCTGCTCGGTCGAGTCCAGCCCTATGGGGTCTACGTACCCGAGAACCTCGAAACGGACGACCCCGCTCGGCTTCACCTCCACATGCATTCTCTGGGCTCGACCTACAACGAGTATGCCGTCCTGAGTCCGAACCTCTATCAACAGCTCGGCGAGGATCGGAACGCAATCGTACTGACCCCGGGTGGGCGTGGTCCCGCGGGTTGGTACCGCCAAGAGGCCGAGCTCGACGTTTTCGAAGCGTGGAACGACCTCGCGGCGTGCTACGAGATCGACTTCGATAACGTGACCCTCGGCGGATACTCGATGGGCGGGTTCGGCACGTTCCGTCTCGGAGCGTTCTATCCCGATCTCTTCGCGCGAACGTTCATCGTCGCTGCGGCGGCAAACGATACCTACGAAGGGAGCTCCGACCGGCTTCTCGATACGTTCCGGTCGCTTCCGGTCTTGATGTGGAACGGCGCCAACGACCAGCTCGTTCCGGCCCCTGCATATACGGCCACCCAAGAACGACTTCGGGAGCTGGGCTATCGCCACGAACTCGATGTCTTCCCCGGTTACGATCATTTCACGTTCGCGATCGATGACGAGTGGGGCCCCGGCCGAGAGTTCCTCAACGACTCGGAGGTACCTCGGCGTCCATCGGAAGTAACCTACCGTCGGATTCCCCGCTTCGATGCCGAGCAGTTCGATCTCGTTCACGATGGCGCGTTCTGGATCTCGGACATCGGAGTCGAAGGGAACGTCGACGATGGGACGATCAGCGTTCGATCGCTCGCGATCGGCGAGACACCCCCTGAAACGAATGATTACGAACGTACGGGTACTGAGCCTGCGCCTCATCAGAAGCGCGGCACCGAGTGGGATCTGCCGCGGGATTCTGCGCCGACGGAGAACGCCCTTGAGATCGACCTCTCCGACGTAACCCGGTCCACGATCTGGGTGACGGAGGCCGGATTAGCGTCCGAGGATCCGATCACGCTCCATCTCGACAGCGATCAGGAGGCAACGCTTCGACTCACTGACGGTGAACGGGAGGAGACCGTCGAGGTACCGACGGGCGAGAGCGAGCAGACGATTGAGCTATGA
- a CDS encoding DUF7577 domain-containing protein, with product MDILLAEPHNQNHQIPGSPSGQNGGDSTSSQLLENGGVNVTCSKCGTCNDSLYRFCRTCIEPLPPFRR from the coding sequence ATGGACATTCTTCTCGCCGAGCCCCACAACCAGAATCACCAGATACCGGGCAGTCCGTCCGGGCAGAACGGGGGTGATTCCACCTCGTCACAGCTGTTGGAGAACGGGGGAGTAAACGTGACCTGTTCGAAGTGCGGGACTTGCAACGACTCTCTCTATCGGTTCTGTCGAACGTGTATCGAACCCTTACCACCATTCAGGAGATAA